In Paracoccus fistulariae, a single window of DNA contains:
- the rpsJ gene encoding 30S ribosomal protein S10, translating into MQSQNIRIRLKAFDYRVLDASTQEIVNTAKRTGATVRGPIPLPNKIEKFTVLRGPHIDKKSRDQWEIRTHKRLLDIVDPTPQTVDALMKLDLAAGVDVEIKV; encoded by the coding sequence ATGCAAAGCCAAAACATCCGTATTCGGCTGAAGGCGTTTGACTATCGCGTTCTGGATGCCAGCACGCAGGAAATCGTCAACACCGCCAAGCGCACTGGCGCGACGGTCCGCGGCCCGATCCCGCTGCCGAACAAGATCGAGAAATTCACCGTTCTGCGCGGCCCGCACATCGACAAGAAATCCCGCGACCAGTGGGAAATCCGCACGCATAAGCGTCTGCTGGACATCGTCGATCCGACCCCCCAGACCGTTGACGCCCTGATGAAGCTCGACCTCGCCGCCGGCGTGGATGTCGAGATCAAGGTGTAA
- the rplC gene encoding 50S ribosomal protein L3: MLRTGVIAKKLGMTRLFLEDGRQVPVTVLQLDNLQVVDQRTNDRDGYTAVQLGAGEAKAKRTTAAMRGHFAKASVAPKRKIAEFRVAEENLINVGEEITADHYFAGQFVDIAGTSIGKGFAGAMKRHNFGGLRASHGVSISHRSHGSTGQCQDPGKVFKGKKMAGHLGAVRVTTQNLQVVRTDADRGLIMVKGSVPGSKGGWVTVKDAVKKATPENVIYPAALKSAAEEAKRAAEEAAAQAAAEEEAARKAAEAEAAAAEEAALKEAEASIEADKAADGDAAPEGDK; encoded by the coding sequence ATGCTGCGTACTGGTGTTATCGCCAAGAAACTGGGCATGACCCGTCTGTTCCTGGAAGACGGCCGTCAGGTTCCCGTGACCGTGCTGCAACTGGACAACCTGCAGGTTGTCGATCAGCGCACCAATGACCGCGACGGCTATACCGCCGTTCAGCTGGGCGCCGGTGAAGCCAAGGCAAAGCGCACGACCGCTGCAATGCGTGGTCACTTTGCAAAGGCCTCGGTCGCGCCCAAGCGCAAGATCGCGGAATTCCGCGTCGCCGAAGAAAACCTGATCAACGTTGGCGAAGAGATCACGGCTGACCACTATTTTGCAGGTCAGTTCGTCGACATCGCCGGCACCTCGATCGGTAAAGGTTTTGCGGGTGCGATGAAGCGCCACAACTTTGGCGGTCTGCGCGCCTCGCACGGCGTGTCGATCAGCCACCGTTCGCATGGCTCGACCGGCCAGTGTCAGGACCCCGGCAAGGTGTTCAAGGGCAAGAAGATGGCAGGTCACCTGGGTGCCGTTCGCGTCACCACGCAGAACCTGCAGGTCGTGCGCACCGATGCCGACCGTGGCCTGATTATGGTCAAGGGCTCGGTTCCGGGTTCGAAAGGTGGCTGGGTCACCGTCAAGGATGCCGTCAAGAAGGCAACCCCTGAGAATGTGATCTATCCCGCCGCGCTGAAATCGGCTGCCGAAGAGGCAAAGCGCGCCGCTGAAGAAGCTGCCGCACAGGCCGCTGCCGAGGAAGAAGCCGCCCGCAAGGCCGCTGAAGCCGAAGCCGCCGCTGCCGAAGAAGCCGCGCTGAAGGAAGCCGAAGCCTCGATCGAGGCTGACAAGGCCGCCGACGGCGATGCTGCGCCCGAAGGAGACAAGTAA
- the rplD gene encoding 50S ribosomal protein L4, protein MKLDVIKLDAGKAGSIELNDEIFGLAPRGDILQRVVRWQRAKAQQGTHSVLGKSDVSYSTKKIYRQKGTGGARHGSKKAPIFRHGGVYKGPTPRSHAFDLPKKVRALGLKHALSAKATAGELVVVEDLNIADAKTSAVAKAVKENGWKRVLVIDGAEVNEGFARAARNLEGVDILPSMGANVYDILKRDTLVITRSGVEALEARLK, encoded by the coding sequence ATGAAACTCGATGTGATCAAGCTGGACGCCGGTAAAGCCGGGTCGATCGAGCTGAACGACGAGATCTTCGGGCTGGCGCCGCGTGGCGACATCCTGCAGCGCGTCGTTCGCTGGCAGCGTGCAAAGGCACAGCAGGGGACCCACTCGGTCCTGGGCAAGTCGGACGTCAGCTACTCGACGAAAAAGATCTATCGCCAGAAGGGCACCGGTGGCGCACGTCACGGGTCCAAGAAGGCGCCGATCTTCCGTCACGGTGGTGTCTACAAGGGCCCGACCCCGCGTTCGCACGCCTTCGATCTGCCGAAGAAAGTTCGCGCCCTTGGCCTGAAGCATGCGCTGTCGGCCAAAGCCACCGCCGGGGAACTGGTCGTGGTCGAGGATCTGAACATCGCTGACGCCAAGACCTCGGCTGTTGCAAAGGCAGTCAAGGAAAACGGCTGGAAGCGCGTTCTGGTCATCGACGGTGCCGAAGTCAACGAAGGCTTCGCCCGTGCTGCGCGCAACCTCGAAGGCGTGGATATCCTGCCGTCGATGGGTGCCAACGTTTATGACATTCTGAAGCGTGACACTCTGGTCATCACGCGTTCGGGTGTCGAAGCTCTGGAGGCTCGTCTGAAATGA
- a CDS encoding 50S ribosomal protein L23, which translates to MSAKAEHYDVIVKPIITEKATMTSENNGVVFQVAKDASKPQIKEAIEALFGVKVTAVNTTITKGKVKRFRGQLGRRSDVKKAYVTLAEGSSIDVSTGL; encoded by the coding sequence ATGAGCGCGAAAGCTGAACATTACGATGTGATCGTCAAGCCGATCATCACCGAAAAAGCGACCATGACCTCGGAAAACAACGGCGTTGTGTTCCAGGTTGCCAAGGACGCATCGAAGCCGCAGATCAAGGAAGCGATCGAAGCGCTGTTCGGTGTGAAGGTGACGGCTGTGAACACGACCATCACCAAAGGCAAGGTCAAGCGCTTCCGTGGCCAGCTGGGCCGCCGCAGCGATGTGAAAAAAGCCTATGTGACCCTCGCCGAGGGAAGCAGTATCGACGTCTCGACCGGACTTTGA
- the rplB gene encoding 50S ribosomal protein L2 — protein MALKSYKPTTPGQRGLVLIDRSELWKGRPVKSLTEGLTKKGGRNNTGRITMRRKGGGAKRLYRIVDFKRNKFDVTATVERIEYDPNRTAFIALIKYEDGEQAYILAPQRLAVGDKVVAGSRVDVKPGNAMPFSGMPIGTIVHNVELKPGKGGQVARSAGTYAQFVGRDGGYAQIRLSSGELRMVRQECMATIGAVSNADHSNQNLGKAGRNRHKGIRPSVRGVAMNPIDHPHGGGEGRTSGGRTPVTPWGKDTKGRKTRNNKTTDKYILRSRHAKKKGR, from the coding sequence ATGGCATTGAAGTCGTATAAACCGACGACGCCTGGCCAGCGCGGGCTGGTTCTGATCGACCGTTCGGAGCTTTGGAAAGGTCGCCCGGTCAAATCCCTTACTGAGGGTTTGACCAAGAAAGGCGGTCGGAACAACACCGGACGGATCACCATGCGCCGCAAAGGCGGCGGGGCAAAGCGCCTGTATCGCATCGTCGATTTCAAGCGCAACAAGTTCGACGTGACCGCGACGGTCGAGCGGATCGAATACGATCCCAACCGGACCGCTTTCATCGCATTGATCAAATATGAAGACGGCGAGCAGGCTTACATCCTGGCTCCGCAGCGTCTGGCCGTGGGTGACAAAGTCGTCGCCGGCAGCCGCGTTGACGTGAAGCCCGGCAACGCCATGCCCTTCAGCGGCATGCCGATCGGCACGATCGTCCACAATGTCGAGCTGAAGCCCGGCAAGGGCGGTCAGGTCGCACGTTCGGCGGGCACCTATGCCCAGTTCGTCGGCCGCGACGGTGGCTATGCCCAGATCCGCCTGTCCTCGGGCGAGCTGCGCATGGTCCGTCAGGAATGCATGGCGACCATCGGCGCCGTGTCGAATGCCGACCATTCGAACCAGAACCTGGGTAAAGCCGGTCGTAACCGCCACAAGGGCATCCGCCCAAGCGTTCGCGGTGTTGCGATGAACCCGATCGACCACCCGCATGGTGGTGGTGAAGGCCGGACCTCGGGTGGCCGGACGCCGGTCACGCCCTGGGGTAAGGACACCAAGGGCAGAAAGACTCGCAACAACAAGACGACCGACAAGTATATTCTGCGGTCGCGTCACGCGAAGAAGAAGGGGCGCTAA
- the rpsS gene encoding 30S ribosomal protein S19: protein MARSVWKGPFVDAYVLKKAEKARESGKSDVIKIWSRRSTILPQFVGLTFGVYNGHKHIPVNVTEEMIGQKFGEYSPTRTYYGHAADKKAKRK from the coding sequence ATGGCACGTTCTGTTTGGAAGGGCCCCTTTGTTGACGCCTATGTGCTCAAGAAAGCGGAAAAGGCCCGTGAGTCGGGGAAATCCGACGTCATCAAGATCTGGTCGCGTCGTTCGACCATCCTGCCGCAATTCGTCGGTCTGACTTTTGGCGTTTACAACGGCCACAAGCACATCCCGGTCAACGTGACCGAGGAAATGATCGGTCAGAAATTCGGTGAATATTCGCCCACCCGGACCTATTACGGTCACGCGGCGGACAAGAAAGCCAAGAGGAAGTAA
- the rplV gene encoding 50S ribosomal protein L22 encodes MGKEKNPRRVADNEAMAKTRMLRVSPQKLNLVAQMIRGKKVDRALADLTFSHKRIAGDVKKCLQSAIANAENNHSLDVDNLIVAEAWVGKNLVMKRGRPRARGRYGRIMKPFSEITIKVRQVEEQA; translated from the coding sequence ATGGGTAAGGAAAAGAATCCGCGCCGCGTGGCGGATAACGAGGCGATGGCGAAAACCCGCATGCTGCGCGTTTCGCCGCAGAAGCTGAACCTCGTCGCGCAGATGATCCGCGGCAAGAAGGTTGATCGTGCCCTGGCCGACCTGACCTTCTCGCACAAGCGTATCGCGGGCGATGTGAAGAAATGCCTTCAGTCGGCCATCGCGAATGCTGAAAACAACCACAGCTTGGACGTCGATAACCTGATCGTCGCCGAAGCCTGGGTTGGCAAGAACCTGGTGATGAAACGCGGCCGTCCGCGTGCACGTGGTCGCTATGGCCGCATCATGAAGCCGTTTTCGGAAATCACCATCAAGGTGCGCCAAGTCGAGGAGCAAGCGTAA
- the rpsC gene encoding 30S ribosomal protein S3, with amino-acid sequence MGQKVNPIGMRLQVNRTWDSRWYADDKEYGDLLLEDLKIRDFIKKEAKQAGISRVIIERPHKKCRVTIHAARPGVIIGKKGADIEVLRKKLSNLTSSEVNLNIVEVRKPEVDAALVAESIAQQLERRVSFRRAMKRSVQNAMRMGALGIRVNVAGRLGGAEIARTEWYREGRVPLHTLRADIDYSLAEATTPYGIIGIKVWIFKGEIMEHDPQAHDRRAAEAQDGPAPRGPRRDAR; translated from the coding sequence ATGGGTCAGAAGGTCAATCCGATCGGTATGCGCCTGCAGGTCAACCGCACCTGGGACAGCCGCTGGTATGCCGATGACAAGGAATATGGCGATCTGCTGCTTGAAGACCTGAAAATTCGGGACTTCATCAAGAAGGAAGCCAAGCAGGCCGGCATCAGCCGCGTCATCATCGAGCGCCCTCACAAGAAGTGCCGCGTGACCATTCACGCTGCGCGTCCGGGCGTCATCATCGGCAAAAAAGGCGCCGATATCGAGGTGCTGCGCAAGAAGCTGTCGAACCTGACCAGCAGCGAAGTGAACCTGAACATCGTCGAAGTTCGCAAGCCGGAAGTCGATGCCGCTCTGGTCGCTGAATCGATTGCTCAGCAGCTTGAGCGTCGTGTGTCTTTCCGTCGCGCCATGAAGCGCTCGGTCCAGAACGCGATGCGCATGGGTGCATTGGGTATTCGTGTGAACGTCGCTGGCCGTCTTGGCGGTGCCGAGATCGCCCGTACCGAATGGTATCGCGAAGGCCGTGTGCCGCTGCACACGCTGCGTGCCGACATCGACTATTCGCTGGCCGAAGCCACGACCCCTTACGGGATCATCGGCATCAAGGTGTGGATCTTCAAGGGCGAGATCATGGAACATGATCCCCAGGCCCATGATCGCCGCGCCGCCGAGGCTCAGGACGGTCCGGCCCCGCGCGGCCCGCGCCGCGACGCTCGGTAA
- the rplP gene encoding 50S ribosomal protein L16, whose translation MLQPKRTKFRKQHKGRIHGQAKGGFELNFGSFALKATEPERVTARQIEAARRAITRHMKRQGRVWIRIFPDVPVSSKPTEVRMGKGKGSIDFWAARVHPGRIMFEIDGVSDEIAREALRLGAQKLPVLTRIVAREDW comes from the coding sequence ATGCTGCAACCGAAACGGACGAAGTTCCGCAAACAGCACAAGGGCCGTATCCACGGCCAGGCGAAAGGCGGCTTTGAGCTGAACTTTGGCTCTTTTGCCCTGAAGGCAACCGAGCCCGAGCGCGTCACGGCCCGTCAGATCGAAGCGGCCCGCCGCGCGATCACCCGCCACATGAAACGTCAGGGCCGGGTCTGGATCCGGATTTTCCCGGATGTTCCGGTTTCGTCGAAGCCTACCGAAGTCCGTATGGGTAAGGGTAAGGGCTCGATCGATTTCTGGGCCGCCCGTGTTCACCCCGGCCGGATCATGTTCGAAATCGACGGTGTCTCGGACGAGATCGCGCGTGAAGCGCTGCGTCTGGGCGCACAGAAACTGCCGGTTCTGACCCGCATCGTTGCGCGCGAAGACTGGTAA
- a CDS encoding GntR family transcriptional regulator, whose translation MPEELQSEQAFQALLQALRVGNIRSSEFMAMPMLAETLGFPLAPTREAVKRAEAQSLLSVLPKRGVIIMEAGPETTRECMEMRALLEKEGIKRLLDSNAAELRALRNAHEDLLDDASHAPRGDLSKRALATDLSLHDFMASGLDNTFLRQAYAANRNRISVIQNARSFLADRVVPAMQEHLEIITALEQGDGATAIERIEHHLHLTLRWWGVNNAA comes from the coding sequence ATGCCAGAGGAGCTACAATCCGAACAGGCCTTTCAGGCGCTGCTGCAGGCATTGCGCGTGGGAAACATCCGCAGCAGCGAATTCATGGCGATGCCGATGCTGGCCGAAACGCTTGGCTTTCCGCTGGCCCCCACGCGTGAGGCCGTGAAGCGTGCCGAAGCGCAGTCGCTGCTGAGCGTGCTGCCCAAGCGGGGCGTCATCATCATGGAAGCTGGGCCGGAAACCACGCGCGAATGCATGGAGATGCGGGCGCTGTTGGAGAAAGAAGGGATCAAGCGGCTGCTGGACAGCAATGCCGCAGAATTGCGGGCGCTGCGCAATGCGCATGAGGATCTGCTGGACGATGCCAGCCACGCGCCGCGCGGCGATCTGTCGAAACGGGCGCTGGCGACGGATCTGTCGCTGCATGACTTCATGGCCTCGGGTCTGGACAATACGTTCCTGCGTCAGGCCTATGCCGCCAATCGCAACCGGATCTCGGTCATCCAGAACGCGCGCAGCTTCCTGGCCGACCGGGTGGTGCCCGCGATGCAGGAGCATCTGGAGATCATCACCGCGCTGGAACAGGGCGACGGCGCCACCGCCATCGAGCGGATCGAGCATCACCTGCACCTGACCCTTCGCTGGTGGGGCGTCAACAACGCCGCCTGA
- a CDS encoding YfcC family protein, producing MTEETEVVGEEHSSRGFRMPHIYVILFVFTAIAALLTHVIPAGLYDRITLPNGRAAVDPDTFRYIEATPVGLEEFMMAIPRGLIDASQVVFFTLIIGGMFMVIRNTGIIDVAVDKLTRRFASRSVLMIPTLMITFAVIATLIGTQELALVYVPVILPLMIALRFDSVVAVGTALLATTAGFSAGVLNPINTGLGQSIAELPLYSGFGLRSLLFIALVGAAVLYLMRYALKVRANPELSLMADRPLEMEKRRIYVHDLDTPPMQFSKRQKWAGIATLVFFGIMVWGVLTRGWFMTEMAGLFVIMGISVGLIAGLSTEKICEGFNQGFQDVLVGAIIVGLARAVAVMLEQGQVMDTLVNGLGGLVGGLPSTFSALGMFASQLGFNFVVPSGSGQALVTMPIMAPLSDLIGVTRQSAVLAYQLGDGLSNILYPTSGYFMATLALAGVSWDRWVRFFLPLFGIWVGISSLFLIYAQAVDWIG from the coding sequence ATGACTGAAGAAACCGAGGTTGTAGGCGAAGAGCACAGCTCTCGCGGTTTCAGGATGCCGCATATCTATGTGATCCTGTTCGTGTTCACCGCGATTGCCGCGCTTTTGACACATGTGATTCCGGCCGGTCTGTACGACCGGATCACGCTGCCGAACGGCCGCGCGGCGGTCGATCCCGATACCTTCCGCTATATCGAGGCCACGCCGGTCGGGTTGGAAGAGTTCATGATGGCCATTCCCCGTGGCCTGATCGATGCCTCGCAGGTCGTTTTCTTCACGCTGATCATTGGCGGGATGTTCATGGTGATCCGCAATACCGGCATCATCGACGTGGCCGTGGACAAGCTGACCCGCCGCTTTGCCTCGCGCAGCGTGCTGATGATCCCGACGCTGATGATCACCTTCGCGGTGATCGCGACGCTGATCGGCACGCAGGAACTGGCGCTGGTCTATGTGCCCGTGATCCTGCCGCTGATGATTGCGCTGCGGTTCGATTCAGTCGTCGCGGTGGGCACGGCGCTGTTGGCCACGACGGCGGGCTTTTCGGCGGGCGTGCTGAACCCGATCAACACCGGTCTGGGACAGTCCATTGCCGAATTGCCGCTTTATTCCGGTTTTGGTCTGCGCAGCCTTCTGTTCATCGCGCTGGTCGGGGCGGCGGTCCTGTACCTGATGCGCTATGCCTTGAAGGTCCGTGCCAATCCCGAGCTGAGCCTGATGGCCGACCGCCCGCTGGAGATGGAAAAGCGCCGCATCTATGTGCACGACCTCGATACGCCGCCGATGCAGTTCAGCAAGCGCCAGAAATGGGCCGGGATCGCGACGCTGGTCTTTTTCGGGATCATGGTCTGGGGCGTGCTGACCCGTGGCTGGTTCATGACCGAAATGGCGGGCCTGTTCGTGATCATGGGCATCAGCGTGGGCCTGATCGCCGGGCTGAGCACGGAAAAGATCTGCGAGGGCTTCAACCAGGGTTTCCAGGATGTGCTGGTCGGTGCGATCATCGTCGGCCTGGCCCGTGCCGTCGCCGTCATGCTGGAGCAGGGGCAGGTGATGGACACGCTGGTCAACGGGCTTGGCGGTCTGGTTGGCGGTCTGCCCTCGACCTTCTCGGCGCTTGGCATGTTCGCCTCGCAGCTTGGCTTCAACTTCGTCGTGCCCTCGGGCAGCGGTCAGGCGCTGGTGACGATGCCGATCATGGCGCCGCTGTCGGATCTGATCGGCGTCACCCGTCAAAGCGCGGTGCTGGCCTATCAGCTGGGCGACGGGCTGTCGAACATCCTCTACCCGACCTCGGGCTACTTCATGGCCACGCTGGCGCTGGCCGGGGTCAGCTGGGATCGCTGGGTACGCTTCTTCCTGCCGCTGTTCGGGATCTGGGTCGGCATCTCGTCGCTGTTCCTGATCTATGCGCAGGCCGTGGACTGGATCGGCTGA
- the rpmC gene encoding 50S ribosomal protein L29, producing MDAQDLRSKTPDQLKDQLVSLKKEAFNLRFQQATGQLENTARMRTVRRDVARVQTILNQKAAEAAASN from the coding sequence ATGGATGCGCAAGATCTGCGTTCGAAGACGCCGGACCAGCTGAAAGATCAGCTCGTCTCGCTGAAAAAAGAAGCTTTCAACCTGCGTTTCCAGCAGGCCACCGGCCAGTTGGAAAACACCGCACGCATGCGCACGGTTCGCCGTGACGTTGCCCGTGTGCAGACCATTCTCAACCAGAAAGCGGCGGAAGCCGCGGCCTCGAACTAA
- the rpsQ gene encoding 30S ribosomal protein S17 produces MPKRILQGRVTSDKNEQTVTVLVERRFKHPLLHKTVRSSKKYRAHDAENQFKVGDVVRIVECAPISKTKRWTVLTDEAASA; encoded by the coding sequence ATGCCCAAACGCATTCTGCAAGGCCGCGTCACCAGCGACAAGAACGAACAGACCGTGACCGTTCTCGTTGAGCGCCGCTTCAAGCACCCGCTGCTGCATAAAACCGTTCGTTCGTCCAAGAAATACCGGGCGCATGACGCGGAAAACCAATTCAAGGTGGGTGATGTCGTTCGCATCGTCGAATGCGCGCCGATCTCGAAGACGAAACGCTGGACTGTCCTGACGGACGAAGCTGCTTCGGCATAA
- the rplN gene encoding 50S ribosomal protein L14 — translation MIQMQTNLDVADNSGARRVQCIKVLGGSHRRYASVGDIIVVSVKEAIPRGRVKKGDVRKAVVVRTAKEVKREDGTSIRFDRNAAVILNNQGEPVGTRIFGPVVRELRAKNFMKIISLAPEVL, via the coding sequence ATGATCCAGATGCAGACCAATCTGGATGTCGCTGACAACTCTGGCGCACGCCGGGTTCAGTGCATCAAGGTCCTGGGTGGTTCGCACCGTCGCTATGCGTCGGTGGGCGACATCATTGTCGTATCCGTCAAGGAAGCCATTCCGCGGGGCCGGGTGAAGAAGGGTGACGTCCGTAAGGCCGTCGTCGTTCGCACCGCCAAAGAAGTGAAGCGCGAAGACGGAACCTCGATCCGTTTCGACCGCAACGCCGCCGTCATCCTGAACAACCAGGGCGAGCCGGTCGGCACCCGTATTTTCGGGCCGGTCGTTCGTGAGCTGCGCGCCAAGAACTTCATGAAGATCATCTCGCTTGCTCCGGAGGTGCTGTAA
- the rplX gene encoding 50S ribosomal protein L24: MAAKLKKGDKVVVLAGKDKGKQGEITAVFPKENKAIVDGVNIAIRHQRQTQNSQGGRTPKAMPIDLSNLALMDKNGKATRVGFRVEGDKKVRFAKTTGDVI; this comes from the coding sequence ATGGCTGCCAAGCTGAAAAAAGGCGACAAGGTCGTCGTTCTTGCCGGCAAGGACAAGGGCAAGCAGGGCGAAATCACCGCTGTGTTCCCGAAAGAGAACAAGGCGATCGTTGATGGCGTGAACATCGCGATCCGTCACCAGCGCCAGACGCAGAATTCGCAGGGTGGCCGCACGCCGAAGGCGATGCCGATCGACCTGTCGAACCTGGCTCTGATGGACAAGAACGGCAAAGCGACCCGCGTCGGCTTCCGTGTGGAAGGTGACAAGAAGGTCCGTTTCGCCAAGACCACAGGAGACGTGATCTGA
- the rplE gene encoding 50S ribosomal protein L5, translated as MLDATKYTPRLRTQYRDTIRAALKEEFGYKNDMQIPRLDKIVLNMGIGEAVKDTKKVKQGAEELSLIAGQKAVITKAKNSIAGFRVREEMPLGAKVTLRGDRMYEFLDRLINIALPRVRDFRGVKGTAFDGRGNYAMGLKEHIVFPEINFDQVDEVLGMDIIICTTAKTDAEAKSLLKHFNMPFNS; from the coding sequence ATGCTGGACGCAACGAAATACACGCCGCGCCTGCGCACGCAGTATCGCGACACCATCCGCGCTGCTCTGAAAGAAGAGTTCGGCTACAAGAACGACATGCAGATCCCGCGTCTGGACAAGATCGTCCTGAACATGGGCATCGGCGAGGCCGTGAAAGACACCAAGAAGGTGAAGCAGGGCGCGGAAGAGCTGTCCCTGATCGCCGGTCAGAAGGCCGTCATCACCAAAGCCAAGAACTCGATCGCAGGCTTCCGCGTTCGCGAGGAAATGCCGCTGGGCGCCAAGGTGACCCTGCGTGGCGACCGGATGTATGAATTCCTGGATCGCCTGATCAACATCGCGCTGCCGCGCGTCCGCGACTTCCGCGGCGTGAAGGGCACGGCTTTCGACGGTCGCGGCAACTATGCCATGGGCCTGAAAGAGCACATCGTGTTCCCGGAAATCAACTTCGATCAGGTCGACGAAGTTCTGGGAATGGACATCATCATCTGCACCACCGCGAAGACCGACGCGGAAGCGAAGTCGCTGTTGAAGCATTTCAACATGCCGTTCAACAGCTGA
- the rpsN gene encoding 30S ribosomal protein S14 has translation MAKKSMIEREKKRERLVAQYAEKRAALKEIINDQSRPMEERFKASLKLAELPRNSSATRLHNRCQLTGRPHAYYRKLKLSRIMLRELGSNGQIPGLVKSSW, from the coding sequence ATGGCTAAGAAATCCATGATCGAGCGCGAGAAGAAGCGCGAACGTCTGGTGGCACAATACGCTGAAAAGCGCGCTGCCCTGAAAGAGATCATCAATGATCAGTCCCGCCCGATGGAAGAGCGTTTCAAGGCTTCGCTGAAGCTGGCCGAACTGCCGCGCAATTCCTCGGCGACGCGTCTGCACAACCGGTGCCAACTGACCGGTCGTCCGCATGCGTATTACCGCAAACTGAAACTGTCGCGGATCATGCTGCGCGAGCTTGGCTCGAACGGTCAGATCCCCGGCCTGGTCAAATCCAGCTGGTAA
- the rpsH gene encoding 30S ribosomal protein S8, translated as MNMNDPLGDMLTRIRNAQMRGKSTVRTPASKLRAWVLDVLKNEGYIRGYEEVTTDDGHNELEIGLKYHDGAPVIRELSRVSKPGRRVYAGANEIPQVRQGLGVSIVSTPKGVMSDAAARNANVGGEVLCTVF; from the coding sequence ATGAACATGAACGATCCTCTCGGCGATATGCTGACCCGCATCCGCAATGCGCAGATGCGCGGCAAATCGACCGTGCGCACCCCTGCCTCGAAGCTTCGCGCTTGGGTTCTGGATGTGCTGAAGAACGAAGGTTACATCCGCGGCTACGAGGAAGTGACCACCGATGACGGCCATAACGAGCTGGAAATCGGCCTGAAGTACCACGACGGCGCCCCGGTGATCCGGGAACTGTCGCGCGTGTCGAAACCTGGCCGTCGCGTTTACGCCGGCGCCAATGAAATCCCGCAGGTCCGTCAGGGTCTGGGCGTTTCGATCGTGTCGACCCCCAAGGGCGTCATGTCGGATGCAGCGGCTCGCAATGCCAATGTCGGCGGCGAAGTCCTCTGCACCGTATTCTAA
- the rplF gene encoding 50S ribosomal protein L6: MSRIGKKPVELPKGVTAEIKGQTIEVKGPKGTRSFTATDDVDLALEEGSVTVKPRGQSKRARQQWGMTRSMVENLTTGVSEGFKKELEIQGVGYRAQMQGKTLKLSLGYSHEVNFETPEGVTITAPKQTEIVVEGIDQQLVGQVAANIREWRRPEPYKGKGIRYKDEYVFRKEGKKK, encoded by the coding sequence ATGTCTCGTATTGGTAAAAAGCCGGTCGAACTGCCCAAGGGCGTGACCGCCGAGATCAAAGGTCAGACGATCGAAGTGAAGGGCCCCAAGGGCACCCGCAGCTTCACCGCGACCGATGATGTCGATCTGGCGCTGGAAGAGGGCTCGGTGACTGTCAAGCCGCGCGGCCAGTCCAAGCGTGCTCGCCAGCAGTGGGGGATGACCCGCTCGATGGTCGAGAACCTGACGACCGGTGTGTCGGAAGGCTTCAAGAAAGAGCTGGAAATCCAGGGCGTTGGTTACCGCGCGCAGATGCAGGGCAAAACCCTGAAACTGTCGCTGGGCTATAGCCACGAGGTGAATTTCGAAACGCCCGAGGGCGTGACGATCACCGCGCCGAAGCAGACCGAAATCGTTGTGGAAGGCATCGACCAGCAATTGGTTGGTCAGGTTGCCGCAAACATTCGTGAGTGGCGCCGTCCCGAGCCCTATAAGGGCAAGGGTATCCGCTACAAGGACGAGTATGTTTTCCGCAAGGAAGGCAAGAAGAAGTAA
- the rplR gene encoding 50S ribosomal protein L18, whose translation MALKKQKLFQKRRLRVRNKLRAMANGRPRLSVHRSSKNISVQVIDDLNGVTLASASTLEKDFGVVGKNNVEAAAKIGTAIAERAKKAGVEEVIFDRGGFLFHGKVKALADAAREGGLKF comes from the coding sequence ATGGCACTGAAAAAGCAAAAGCTGTTCCAGAAGCGCCGCCTGCGCGTTCGGAACAAACTGCGTGCGATGGCCAATGGTCGTCCGCGCCTGTCGGTTCACCGTTCGTCGAAGAACATCTCGGTTCAGGTCATCGACGATCTGAACGGCGTGACCCTGGCCTCGGCCAGCACGCTGGAGAAGGATTTTGGCGTGGTGGGCAAGAACAATGTCGAAGCCGCTGCCAAGATTGGCACGGCGATTGCCGAGCGGGCCAAGAAAGCCGGCGTCGAAGAGGTGATCTTCGACCGCGGTGGCTTCCTGTTCCACGGCAAGGTCAAGGCATTGGCCGACGCAGCCCGCGAAGGCGGTCTGAAATTCTGA